Genomic DNA from Kluyveromyces lactis strain NRRL Y-1140 chromosome C complete sequence:
TACATATTGTGGGGGAACTAGATTCCCTCGTTACTGAAGAAAGGTCAATGAAGTTGTTCGAAGCGTGTGATCCTTCAACACGCACTATGGTAAAGCATTCCGGTGGTCACTACATTCCTAATACTAAACCGTTTATCAATATGATTTTGAGTTGGCTGCATGCACAAGCAGATGAAAATTTAAGGGAACTTTCGGGTTCTGAAGAATCTGCTATGAAAAACACCGTTAACAACTCCGATCCACAATTGGACGATGATTTATTAGATATGATTGACTCTTTCGGTAAGATCTAGGCCCAATTCTTTGCCTTGTATATTCTTCACTACATATTTTGTTAAATAagaagataaagaaaatgttCTAGTAACTAGAGCTAGCTCCtaatatttgaagaaggaataTTACCTAACTTTTCGTATTCTCCCGTAATGAGAATTACATTTCTCTTATCATTTCCCTTTATCAACTGAAAAACCCTTGAATGGCAGATGATATCAACATAAATTTTTTTAGAAAAATACATATTTGGGTCTCATTCTGGTTATCAATATAAAACTAGTGCCAGAAGAGATGTTTTTCTACCTTGGCATGTAGTAAATATAAAAAGGAGTCTTCAATTATGATTGTAGAAAACCAATTATTTTGAGTTAGAACCTGATCCACGTCCTCAAAGTCTACCAATTCTTTACTCTTATTGCTTCTTTCGAAACAGGCAGATAGATTAAGAAAGACCAAAACCTAATCTAAATACTTTCTGTCATAAATCATGAGAAGTAGTCTCATTGGATGTTTTGATATTCGTATCATACAACTGCTTTGTGCAGTAACATGGTGTTTACTATCTGCAGGGTTGATATTTGGATTTGCTGCTCTAAAGCCAGTTCTTATCGCTCAGCATGTGTACGAAGACTTGTGTTACATCAACGTTGCAGAGGACCCTGTCGTTGAACTTCCATGTACAAAACAAGATTTGAGATTGAATAAAATGTTTGCTGTTGGTGCTGTAGTTACCAACATTGCTGCCTTGCCTGTAGGTTGGGTTTTGGATAATTACGGTCCAAGAATATGTGGTATTGTGGGAGCTCTCTTCCTATTTTCAGGTTCTTTCATCTATATTTCGGCAAAACATATCTCTTTCCTGGATCCATATTTAACAGGCTACATTTCTCTCGCAATTGGTGGACCGTTTGTGTTCATATCCTCATTCCAATTGGCTAATACCTTTCCCAAATACTCTGGTTCTATTCTTGCTGTTATTACTGGTGCTTTCGATTCTTCGTCCGCTTTGTTCTTATTCTACCGAATCTACTATGAGAAGGTAGATCCtgatttcaacttgaaaaaattctttACACTATATTTGGTAGTTCCAGTATTTATTGTACTGTGCCAACTGTTTATCATGCCATTCGAGTCATATAAAACTCTAGGTGCTGTTCACAAATTGGAAGTTGAAGGacttgatgaagatggtaaTCTTCCAGAGGGCCAAGATGCGTCCATGGTGATACCTGATGCAGATGAATGTTCATCCTTGTTATCCGGAACAGGTCCACAGATTCAGCCAGTTCTTTCTCATGGATCGAGAAGGAAGTCTGTGTTGGAGAACTACGTCGAAGCCAGACTAGAAAAAAGAACCAGAGGGATTTTCGGTGTCTTGCATGAGAAATCCGCTTTAGAGCAGATCAAATCCTATTGGTTTATTTTAATGCTCCTTTTCACGATTGTCACCATGTTGAGAATAAATTATTTCGTTGCAACTGTCAGATCACAAGAAGAGTATTTACTCCGTGATTCTAAACTCGCTGCATTAATGAACTCGATATTTGACGTAGCTCTACCATTACTTGGTAT
This window encodes:
- the FMP42 gene encoding Fmp42p (similar to uniprot|Q04991 Saccharomyces cerevisiae YMR221C FMP42 The authentic non-tagged protein was localized to the mitochondria) — translated: MRSSLIGCFDIRIIQLLCAVTWCLLSAGLIFGFAALKPVLIAQHVYEDLCYINVAEDPVVELPCTKQDLRLNKMFAVGAVVTNIAALPVGWVLDNYGPRICGIVGALFLFSGSFIYISAKHISFLDPYLTGYISLAIGGPFVFISSFQLANTFPKYSGSILAVITGAFDSSSALFLFYRIYYEKVDPDFNLKKFFTLYLVVPVFIVLCQLFIMPFESYKTLGAVHKLEVEGLDEDGNLPEGQDASMVIPDADECSSLLSGTGPQIQPVLSHGSRRKSVLENYVEARLEKRTRGIFGVLHEKSALEQIKSYWFILMLLFTIVTMLRINYFVATVRSQEEYLLRDSKLAALMNSIFDVALPLLGILSIPIIGIILDNLETYSVLLLVCGLSVFIGIMGLIPSFYPNLLGILLLVAFRPFYYTVVSDYCSKIFGFETFGVVYGSMICVSGCLNFFQTYLDKLTHTTFDMNPTPVNVGLLATTVVISVALLGYIRTQSKRRATLIDDALKSPVATYNST